One window of Pseudacidobacterium ailaaui genomic DNA carries:
- a CDS encoding threonine ammonia-lyase, with translation MLVTLEEIRAAQERIQGVASHTPLVRLQISGPPGNVFIKAEGLQPIGSFKLRGAYNKISQLKEAERQRGVITYSSGNHAQGVAYAARALGRKAVIVMPSNAPEVKKRATAALGAEIVEVGPSSLERKEKAEELQAQFGYVMVPPYDDRDIIAGQGTCGLEILEDLPEVDLVLSPVSGGGLLSGVAAAIKLLKPSVRVLGVEPDLAADAQESFRTGRLVTWPAELTSRTIADGLRTQRLGDLNFEHVRAYVDDIITVKEEEIACAMQTLLYQARLTPEPSGAVTTAAVLFHSEGLVPFRNCVAIMSGGNVEPDVLKRMLATN, from the coding sequence ATGCTGGTGACTCTGGAAGAAATCCGCGCAGCGCAGGAACGGATTCAAGGCGTGGCCTCCCATACCCCTTTGGTCCGTTTGCAGATCTCCGGGCCGCCCGGGAATGTCTTCATCAAAGCCGAAGGGCTGCAGCCCATTGGCAGCTTCAAACTGCGTGGCGCCTATAACAAAATTTCGCAGTTGAAGGAGGCCGAGCGCCAACGCGGCGTGATTACCTACTCCAGCGGCAATCACGCTCAGGGAGTTGCTTATGCCGCCCGCGCCCTCGGTAGGAAGGCTGTCATCGTGATGCCCTCCAATGCTCCTGAGGTCAAAAAGCGCGCAACTGCCGCGCTGGGAGCGGAAATCGTCGAGGTCGGCCCCTCCAGCCTGGAGCGGAAAGAAAAGGCCGAAGAACTGCAGGCGCAATTCGGATACGTGATGGTGCCGCCCTATGACGACCGCGACATCATCGCCGGACAGGGCACCTGCGGGCTGGAAATCCTCGAAGACCTCCCCGAAGTAGACCTCGTACTCTCCCCCGTAAGCGGAGGAGGGCTGTTGAGCGGCGTGGCAGCAGCCATCAAACTCCTAAAGCCTTCCGTCCGGGTCCTCGGCGTTGAACCCGACCTGGCTGCCGATGCACAGGAGAGCTTTCGCACCGGCAGGCTTGTCACCTGGCCGGCGGAGCTCACTTCCCGCACCATCGCCGACGGACTGCGCACCCAGCGCCTGGGCGATCTGAACTTCGAGCACGTCCGTGCTTACGTAGATGACATCATCACGGTAAAAGAGGAAGAGATTGCCTGCGCCATGCAGACGCTGCTTTATCAGGCGCGCCTCACACCCGAGCCAAGCGGGGCCGTTACCACGGCCGCTGTCCTCTTTCATTCCGAAGGGCTGGTGCCCTTTCGCAATTGCGTTGCGATTATGAGCGGCGGAAACGTCGAACCTGACGTACTCAAGCGCATGCTGGCCACCAATTAA
- a CDS encoding VWA domain-containing protein: protein MRRRISIFVFVLACAAIGFRASAQEPGSPDAPPVSNAPDTTDQVNTATTTFRASANLVSVYFTVRNKQGGLVPNLTKDDCTILEDKQPQKIKNFAPETDLPLTLGILLDTSGSQQNVLPMEQQTGTAFLKRILRAKDEAFLVSFDVQVNLLQDYTSNPRLLEKAMDQAQINTGGGGGAIGVPGMGQGPVPVHGDPKGTLLYDAVYEASDKLRSETGRKALILLTDGEDQGSTHKIAEAIEEAQKSNTIIYALLIADRGFYFNYGMGYSGASALKKMAEETGGRMIDVGNNGKKMEAAFQQIEDELRTQYLASYTPTNTKMDGSFRKLDISCRGDGLKVQARKGYYAIPAEDEGQ from the coding sequence ATGCGGCGGCGGATTTCCATATTTGTTTTCGTCCTGGCCTGTGCAGCGATTGGTTTCCGCGCCAGCGCGCAGGAGCCCGGTTCTCCGGATGCTCCTCCGGTCAGTAACGCCCCCGATACAACGGACCAGGTCAATACGGCCACCACAACATTCCGTGCCAGCGCCAATCTGGTGAGTGTGTATTTTACGGTGCGGAACAAGCAGGGAGGGCTGGTCCCAAACCTGACGAAAGACGACTGTACGATTCTTGAAGACAAGCAGCCGCAAAAGATCAAGAATTTTGCTCCTGAAACGGACCTTCCCCTGACCCTGGGCATACTGCTCGACACCAGCGGCAGCCAGCAGAATGTTCTGCCCATGGAGCAGCAGACGGGAACAGCGTTTCTGAAGCGCATCCTGCGTGCGAAGGACGAAGCCTTTCTGGTCTCCTTTGATGTTCAGGTGAACCTGTTACAGGACTACACCAGCAATCCCCGTTTGCTTGAGAAGGCCATGGACCAGGCGCAGATCAACACTGGAGGCGGAGGGGGGGCCATCGGCGTTCCTGGAATGGGGCAGGGTCCGGTACCCGTGCACGGAGACCCCAAGGGGACTTTGCTGTATGACGCAGTGTATGAGGCGTCCGACAAGCTCCGCTCAGAGACGGGTCGGAAGGCCCTGATTCTGCTGACCGACGGAGAGGACCAGGGCAGCACACACAAAATTGCTGAAGCCATTGAAGAGGCACAGAAGTCCAACACCATTATTTATGCGCTTTTGATTGCTGACCGGGGCTTTTATTTCAACTATGGCATGGGCTATTCGGGGGCCTCGGCTTTGAAGAAGATGGCCGAAGAGACCGGCGGCCGCATGATTGATGTAGGCAACAATGGCAAAAAGATGGAAGCAGCCTTTCAGCAGATTGAAGATGAGCTCCGCACGCAGTATCTGGCCAGCTACACGCCTACCAATACAAAAATGGACGGCAGCTTCCGTAAGCTGGACATCTCATGCAGGGGAGATGGCCTGAAGGTGCAGGCGCGAAAGGGATACTACGCGATTCCGGCAGAGGACGAAGGGCAGTAG
- a CDS encoding ribonuclease J, with the protein MADAKLQIIPLGGLGEFGMNCLAIRYQNDIIVMDAGLMFPESELLGVDIVVPDITYLVENRELVRAIILTHGHEDHIGGLPWILSELNVPVYGTEFTLAYVEGKLDEHKLLDQTELIEIIPGTKFSLGPFVIDPIRVTHSLVDCVALAIETPVGIIVHTGDFKIDLSPPDGKAFDLHKFAEYGKRGVLALLQDSTNVDRPGYTPSEWAVKPRLDELFSRTKKKLFFSCFSSSIYRIGIAVDLAHKHGRKVAIVGRSMVESAEIAQDLGYLDVPPGVIINPGQIADYAPEEVMVLISGTQGEPMSALSRAAVDNHKHARIHPGDTVVLSSRVIPGNEKSIFRVIDHLCRRDAHVIYDDGASGLIHVSGHASQEEQRLMINLLRPKFFIPVHGDYRHLKKHAELAQNMGVVDLALVIENGDILELGPDDARITGKVTAGRVCIDSGSTADVVEDLVIRDRRHLSEDGIVLPILTINKLSGKVERQPEIVSRGFVGADPELLEAARKVITQTLENSSDEEKADYGVIKEKIRIDLKRYIQKNTSRRPLIMPVILEI; encoded by the coding sequence ATGGCTGACGCAAAGCTTCAAATCATACCTCTGGGCGGATTAGGTGAGTTCGGCATGAACTGTCTCGCCATCCGCTATCAGAACGACATCATCGTGATGGATGCCGGGCTGATGTTTCCTGAATCAGAACTGCTCGGTGTGGACATCGTCGTCCCCGACATTACTTACCTTGTCGAGAACCGCGAGTTGGTGCGCGCCATCATCCTGACTCACGGTCACGAGGACCACATCGGGGGGCTGCCCTGGATCCTCTCGGAGCTCAACGTCCCGGTCTACGGCACAGAGTTCACTTTGGCCTATGTGGAGGGCAAGCTCGATGAACATAAATTGCTGGACCAGACTGAGCTGATCGAGATCATCCCCGGCACGAAGTTCTCTCTTGGCCCCTTTGTCATTGACCCTATCCGTGTCACCCATAGTCTCGTGGATTGCGTGGCCCTGGCCATTGAGACCCCTGTCGGAATCATTGTCCACACCGGCGATTTCAAGATTGATCTTTCTCCCCCGGACGGCAAGGCCTTTGACCTTCACAAGTTCGCCGAATACGGAAAGCGCGGTGTGCTTGCCCTGTTACAGGACTCGACCAACGTGGACCGCCCCGGCTATACTCCCAGCGAATGGGCCGTCAAACCGCGCCTGGACGAACTCTTCTCACGCACAAAGAAGAAGCTCTTCTTCAGTTGCTTCTCGTCATCGATTTACCGTATCGGCATCGCCGTGGACCTGGCCCACAAACATGGCCGCAAAGTGGCCATTGTTGGCCGCTCGATGGTCGAGTCGGCCGAGATTGCGCAGGACCTCGGATATCTTGATGTGCCTCCCGGCGTCATCATCAATCCTGGCCAGATCGCCGACTACGCTCCGGAAGAAGTGATGGTGCTCATCAGCGGGACGCAGGGCGAACCCATGAGCGCCTTGAGCCGCGCCGCCGTAGACAACCACAAACATGCGCGCATCCACCCAGGAGACACCGTCGTCCTCAGCTCGCGCGTCATCCCAGGCAATGAGAAAAGCATCTTCCGCGTCATTGATCACCTCTGCCGCCGCGATGCGCATGTGATTTATGACGATGGCGCCTCCGGCCTGATCCATGTCAGCGGACATGCCAGCCAGGAAGAGCAGCGGCTGATGATTAACCTGCTGCGCCCGAAATTCTTCATCCCGGTGCATGGCGACTACCGCCACCTGAAGAAGCACGCCGAACTGGCACAGAATATGGGAGTTGTGGACCTGGCCCTGGTCATCGAAAACGGCGACATCCTCGAACTCGGCCCCGATGACGCACGGATTACCGGAAAGGTCACTGCTGGGCGCGTCTGCATTGATTCAGGCTCGACCGCCGATGTCGTCGAAGACCTCGTCATCCGCGACCGCCGCCACCTCAGCGAAGACGGCATCGTTCTGCCCATCCTGACCATCAACAAACTCAGCGGTAAGGTCGAGCGGCAACCGGAAATCGTCAGCCGCGGCTTTGTTGGCGCGGACCCTGAACTGCTGGAAGCCGCCCGCAAGGTCATCACCCAGACACTCGAAAACTCCAGCGATGAAGAAAAGGCCGACTACGGCGTCATCAAGGAGAAGATCCGTATCGACCTGAAACGCTATATCCAGAAAAACACCAGTCGTCGGCCTCTGATTATGCCCGTGATTCTGGAGATTTAG
- the nrdR gene encoding transcriptional regulator NrdR: protein MKCPYCGFTQDRVVDSRESKEADSIRRRRECERCNKRFTTYERIDEIPYMVVKKDGRRERFERQKVLSGLLHACEKRPISAGKLESLVDEAESFLMDSPERERTTAEIGELLMDRLKTLDTVAYIRFASVYRDFKDVREFKEELEQLLSGKEAGKKGKHS from the coding sequence ATGAAGTGTCCTTACTGCGGGTTTACGCAAGACCGGGTGGTGGACTCGCGAGAGAGCAAAGAGGCAGATTCGATCCGCCGCCGCCGCGAGTGTGAGCGCTGCAACAAGCGTTTTACCACGTATGAACGTATTGACGAAATCCCCTACATGGTAGTGAAAAAGGACGGCCGCCGGGAACGGTTTGAGCGGCAAAAAGTGCTCAGCGGGCTTCTGCACGCCTGCGAAAAGCGTCCGATTTCTGCCGGCAAGCTGGAGTCTCTGGTGGATGAAGCAGAGAGCTTTCTGATGGATTCTCCAGAGCGTGAAAGGACGACGGCTGAGATCGGGGAACTGCTGATGGACCGGCTCAAAACGCTGGACACAGTCGCTTATATCCGGTTTGCCAGCGTATACCGCGATTTTAAGGACGTGCGTGAGTTCAAGGAAGAACTGGAACAATTACTGAGCGGAAAAGAAGCAGGGAAGAAGGGAAAGCATAGTTGA
- a CDS encoding isocitrate dehydrogenase (NAD(+)), whose amino-acid sequence MTNTKIHKVTLIPGDGIGPEVTDAVVRILEATGVKFEWERFAAGAEAFEKYKEYIPKELYESIERNKIALKGPVTTPVGGGFASINVTLRKKFELYANFRPIKNLPGLETRYPNVDLIIIRENTEGEYVGLEHEVVPGVVESLKVITEKGSTRIAKFAFEYARKHGRKKIHAIHKANIMKMSDGLFLRCAREVGKGFPEITYGEHIIDNTCMQLVLNPYQYDVLLLENLYGDIVSDLCAAFVGGLGLVPGANLGAEAAIFEAVHGSAPDIAGKDIANPTALLQSAVLMLRHLDEEAAADRVQRALEKVYAEKKTLTRDVGGTSGTKAFADAVVKAVEEAA is encoded by the coding sequence ATGACCAACACAAAAATACACAAAGTAACCCTGATTCCCGGTGATGGAATCGGCCCGGAAGTGACCGATGCGGTGGTCCGCATTCTGGAAGCGACGGGAGTGAAATTCGAGTGGGAACGCTTCGCTGCGGGAGCAGAAGCATTCGAGAAATACAAGGAATATATTCCGAAGGAACTCTACGAGTCCATTGAGCGCAACAAAATTGCGCTGAAAGGCCCGGTAACCACTCCGGTGGGCGGGGGCTTTGCTTCGATCAATGTGACCCTGCGCAAGAAGTTTGAGCTCTATGCGAACTTCCGGCCGATCAAGAACCTGCCTGGCCTGGAAACACGTTATCCGAATGTGGACTTGATCATCATTCGCGAAAATACAGAAGGCGAGTATGTGGGTCTGGAGCATGAAGTCGTGCCGGGCGTTGTCGAGTCACTGAAAGTAATCACCGAAAAAGGCTCAACGCGCATCGCGAAATTTGCATTTGAGTATGCGCGCAAACATGGGCGCAAGAAGATCCATGCCATCCACAAGGCCAACATCATGAAGATGTCTGACGGCCTGTTTCTGCGCTGTGCGCGCGAGGTGGGCAAGGGCTTTCCGGAAATCACCTACGGCGAGCATATTATTGACAACACCTGTATGCAGCTGGTCCTGAATCCGTACCAGTACGATGTGCTGCTACTTGAAAATCTTTACGGAGATATTGTCAGCGACCTTTGCGCGGCATTCGTTGGCGGACTGGGACTGGTCCCCGGGGCAAATCTGGGTGCAGAGGCGGCCATTTTTGAGGCCGTACACGGCTCAGCGCCGGACATTGCGGGGAAAGACATTGCCAATCCGACGGCGCTGTTGCAATCGGCCGTCCTGATGTTGCGGCACCTGGATGAGGAAGCTGCGGCTGACAGGGTACAGCGAGCGCTTGAGAAGGTCTATGCGGAAAAGAAGACCCTTACGCGCGATGTGGGCGGAACCTCCGGGACAAAGGCATTTGCGGACGCGGTCGTGAAGGCGGTCGAGGAGGCCGCTTAG
- a CDS encoding carboxypeptidase regulatory-like domain-containing protein, with amino-acid sequence MVIRKLAPAIVVCGLLLVFTGCKKPTGGAHSAVQYTQIDWTTAGAISGTVHVSGKMPAPVQIDMAQDPVCSLSPANYSEQYVGKDGGLQNVFLYIKDGLGNRIYPAPSTPVVMDQKGCRYTPHVIGVMVGQPVRFTNSDPTMHNVHMLPKVETNQATDISQGPNGAPETRVFRTPELMIPVRCNNHPWMEAFINVTDNPFYAISGPDGHFEIRGLPPGTYTLVADHEVLGQKAVTVTIAARQTVHQDFTFAAR; translated from the coding sequence ATGGTGATCAGGAAACTGGCTCCTGCGATCGTGGTTTGCGGCTTACTGCTTGTTTTTACCGGATGCAAGAAGCCAACCGGTGGGGCCCATTCGGCCGTCCAGTACACGCAAATAGACTGGACCACGGCAGGCGCCATCTCGGGTACCGTCCATGTCTCCGGAAAGATGCCGGCCCCGGTGCAGATTGATATGGCGCAGGACCCGGTGTGTAGCCTTAGCCCGGCCAATTACAGCGAACAATATGTGGGGAAAGATGGCGGCCTACAGAATGTCTTTCTTTACATCAAAGACGGCCTGGGCAATCGAATCTATCCTGCTCCCTCGACCCCGGTAGTCATGGACCAGAAGGGATGCAGGTATACACCGCATGTCATTGGCGTCATGGTTGGCCAACCGGTCCGTTTTACGAACAGCGATCCCACGATGCACAACGTGCACATGCTGCCAAAAGTTGAAACCAACCAGGCCACGGACATTTCCCAGGGGCCGAATGGTGCGCCTGAAACGCGCGTTTTCCGGACCCCGGAGCTCATGATTCCGGTGCGCTGCAATAATCATCCGTGGATGGAGGCATTCATCAATGTCACGGACAACCCGTTTTACGCAATCAGCGGGCCTGATGGTCATTTTGAGATCAGAGGGCTGCCTCCGGGGACCTATACACTTGTTGCGGACCACGAGGTGCTGGGACAGAAGGCAGTCACTGTGACGATTGCAGCAAGACAAACTGTGCACCAAGACTTTACCTTTGCCGCCAGATAG
- a CDS encoding M24 family metallopeptidase, whose product MDLSAIQSALREQQLDAWLFYDHHHRDPIAERILGLDPHAHVTRRWYYVVPAQGEPHKLVHRIEQGRLDTLPGNKTAYSSWQELQSGLERILRPYQRIAMQYSPRNAIMYLSMVDAGTIEFLREIGKTILSSADLVSQFEAVLTAEQIASHYEAQRALDEILAEGFRRIGQRVSSGITEYEMKVWFQEAISRAGMVTENGPNVSVNENSSDSHYEPTAEHSRRIEKGDFLLIDIWSRMDRPNSCWYDITWTAVVGRAPSEREQQVFTTVKNARDAAIRAVQQAFAAKQPIAGWQADDAARNVIHEAGFAPYFTHRTGHNIATEIHGNGAHLDNLETHDERRILPFTCFSVEPGIYLPEFGVRSEVNMMTTQDKAEVTGRIQQELVRVE is encoded by the coding sequence ATGGACCTCTCCGCTATTCAGTCCGCGCTCCGTGAGCAGCAGCTCGATGCATGGCTTTTCTACGACCATCACCACCGCGATCCCATCGCAGAGCGCATCCTTGGGCTGGACCCTCATGCGCACGTTACACGACGCTGGTATTACGTCGTTCCCGCGCAGGGTGAACCGCACAAGCTGGTACACCGCATCGAACAGGGCCGCCTGGACACTCTGCCCGGAAACAAGACCGCCTACTCCTCATGGCAGGAGCTGCAATCTGGTCTGGAGCGGATCCTTCGGCCCTATCAACGCATCGCCATGCAGTACTCGCCGCGCAACGCCATTATGTATCTCTCGATGGTAGACGCCGGCACGATTGAATTTCTGCGCGAAATCGGCAAAACCATCCTCAGTTCCGCCGACCTGGTGAGCCAGTTTGAGGCTGTGCTTACTGCGGAACAGATTGCCAGCCACTATGAGGCGCAGCGCGCACTCGATGAGATCCTCGCAGAAGGGTTTCGCCGCATCGGCCAGCGCGTTTCTTCCGGCATCACAGAATACGAGATGAAGGTGTGGTTTCAGGAGGCCATCTCCCGTGCGGGCATGGTAACGGAAAATGGTCCGAACGTCTCCGTAAATGAAAACTCTTCGGACTCCCACTACGAACCCACGGCAGAACACTCGCGCAGAATCGAGAAAGGGGACTTCCTGCTAATTGATATCTGGTCGCGCATGGACCGCCCCAACTCCTGCTGGTATGACATTACCTGGACCGCTGTCGTTGGCCGCGCGCCTTCTGAACGCGAACAACAGGTCTTCACCACAGTAAAGAATGCGCGCGACGCCGCCATACGCGCTGTACAGCAAGCATTTGCAGCAAAGCAGCCCATCGCCGGATGGCAGGCCGATGACGCGGCGCGCAACGTCATTCATGAGGCGGGATTTGCGCCGTATTTCACCCACCGTACCGGGCACAACATCGCCACCGAGATCCACGGGAACGGTGCACATCTGGACAATCTGGAGACCCACGATGAGCGCCGCATTCTTCCCTTCACCTGCTTTTCCGTAGAGCCAGGAATTTACCTTCCGGAATTTGGCGTTCGCAGTGAAGTCAATATGATGACAACGCAGGACAAGGCCGAGGTGACCGGGCGCATCCAGCAGGAGCTGGTACGGGTAGAATAA
- a CDS encoding cupin domain-containing protein, whose translation MDLSRRALCQALPLLLGPFAWAADNNQPIPSFAKPFDQLPVHANGANASRPILNGVTHAGVHLEVHETTLAPGAMPHPPHHHVHEELFLISKGTVEVTIQGKSTTIGPGSAAFIHSGEEHGIRNTGQGPAQYFVVAIGEES comes from the coding sequence ATGGACCTTTCAAGACGGGCATTATGCCAGGCCCTTCCATTGCTTTTGGGCCCTTTCGCATGGGCAGCTGACAACAACCAGCCGATTCCGTCTTTTGCCAAGCCATTCGATCAACTACCTGTACATGCCAATGGAGCCAATGCTTCGCGTCCAATCCTGAACGGCGTCACGCATGCGGGGGTGCATCTGGAAGTGCATGAAACCACTTTGGCGCCAGGAGCCATGCCGCATCCGCCGCATCACCACGTGCATGAAGAACTGTTTCTTATTTCAAAGGGAACAGTCGAGGTCACGATTCAAGGCAAAAGCACAACCATCGGTCCGGGATCGGCGGCCTTCATTCACTCCGGCGAAGAGCATGGCATTCGCAACACCGGCCAGGGACCGGCGCAGTATTTCGTAGTGGCGATCGGGGAGGAAAGCTGA